The DNA segment CAGAGGCCGGGGCTTCGACAAGATTCCTTTCTTGGCTATCTGCTGGTAAACTTATATGATTGGGGCAGTGATAGGAGTATAACTGGTGAATTTTCCAACCCGAGGAAACGACCTGGGTGGCTTGCTCCGACCGCCGTCTCTGGCGTGTTCCTTCTGCCTTTCTCCGTTATCGTGTTGCCTGGGTTGGTTGTAAGAGGGCTGCCGCTTGTTGGCAGCCACAACTTGGCTGGCTTCTTCATCGTTAATGTATTCCCGGGCTACAGTTTGGATCTCTTGCATTGTCCAAACCGGCTTCGTGGTGAGGTGCTTTCTGAAGTCGTCGTTAAGGAGCCCGTTCATTAGACAGAGACTAGCTACCAAATCAGTTAACCCCTCAATCTCCAAGCACTCATCGTTGAACCGGTCTAGGTACTTCCTGGTCGGCTCGCCGGACCTCTGAGTCACGCCGAGTAGATTTATCGGGTGCTTTGCTTTTGCAATTCTGGTGGTGAACTGGGCTAGGAAGGCGCGACTAATATCTGAGAAGCCGGCCACCGAGCCCTGCAGGAGGCTGTTGAACCACTGTATTGCAGGCCCTGCCAGTGTGACCGGGAAGGCGCGGCACGTTACTTCGTCTCCTACGCCCTCCAGGTTCATCCTGGCCTCAAAGGCCGTGAGGTGCTCCTGCGGGTCTTGGGTTCCGtcatacctcatgtccgttggcTTGTCAAAATGCTTTGGCAGCCAGACCTCGAGGATGGAACAATGGAATGGGGTTGCGCCCATTATCACTAGTCCCCGCGTTCTCGTCGTTCTTCCCTCGTCGTCCTTCCGGTGAGCGTCCTCGCGGTTTCGCTCTGTGGTACGCCTCCTTTCGTGCCTGGTGTAAATGATGGGGTCGCCGTGTCTTCTTGCGCGTCCTCCTTCCCTGGTGCTCTCGGGCTCAGATCGTGGGCTAGCTGTTCGTCGGGAGCAGCTTCTCAAGGGAGAATAGGAGTAGCTTGATTTTGGAGTTTGCTGGCGGTGCTCCCGGTCTGCCAGCCGGCGCTCCAAGTCCTGCATCGTGTGACGCagttcttgcattattctggcACTATTGTCGCCAGTTCCCCCGAAGGAGCGTCTTTCGGGAGATCGTGTGGTTCATCTTGGAGGGACCTCGTGCGCTGTCAGGAGGAAGTCGCGGAGGCTTTCCCTCTGCGCTCGGTCTCGTGGCCTGTTCCATCTGGACCCAGTACAACATCCATTCAGGCGATGTCttcacagacggcgccaatgttcggtaAGTAGGGTACCGGACGGTTCGGGTTGGTGTCTTGGTTGATGAGGGGGAGGTCTTGCCTGGTCGTAAGTTACAGGGTTGGGGCAGCCGACGTCCCGAGCACTTCGTGTGAGGaggggtgtcacctgcaaagacattCTGACGCTCTATTCAATGAAGTGTGCAGGCGAAAAAGGGTTGAATGGTATGTGATGTACCTTGGGGGAGGGGTAGGACCCTCTCCTTATATACCGTGTCAGAGGTGGGTCCCACAAGGACAAAATCCACCTTCCTCGAAGCTTCCTTAGACAGCTGTAGCAATGAGCTGCCCAGAACACATATCCAGGTCAGCATCTGAGCGTCTCACCCGACCGTTCGGGTCAGGTGGTAAACGGGTCGGGTCGGCCCATATTCCATttgggccaggccgtaacaCCTTAcaatatgaaataaataaaagttgtCTACTGCCACACCCACCTTTAAAAAACTGTACTAATTAATGCTAATTATTACATTTTTCCTATTGTtacaactaattttaatttaattaatttaggtTGAAATTAGTATATAAAACTAATACTTTTACACGTAATAATATTAcgataatataaattttttaaaattatgattcACTTTATTCTAACAGCATAGAT comes from the Arachis duranensis cultivar V14167 chromosome 7, aradu.V14167.gnm2.J7QH, whole genome shotgun sequence genome and includes:
- the LOC107457662 gene encoding uncharacterized protein LOC107457662, which gives rise to MQDLERRLADREHRQQTPKSSYSYSPLRSCSRRTASPRSEPESTREGGRARRHGDPIIYTRHERRRTTERNREDAHRKDDEGRTTRTRGLVIMGATPFHCSILEVWLPKHFDKPTDMRYDGTQDPQEHLTAFEARMNLEGVGDEVTCRAFPVTLAGPAIQWFNSLLQGSVAGFSDISRAFLAQFTTRIAKAKHPINLLGVTQRSGEPTRKYLDRFNDECLEIEGLTDLVASLCLMNGLLNDDFRKHLTTKPVWTMQEIQTVAREYINDEEASQVVAANKRQPSYNQPRQHDNGERQKEHARDGGRSKPPRSFPRQIAKKGILSKPRPLKDRTGRNKNIYCDYHKGYGHKTQDYFDLKDALEQAIRDEKLAEFSHLIRELRRQNRDHDEKDKTRTVK